In the Chroococcidiopsis sp. SAG 2025 genome, one interval contains:
- a CDS encoding IS3 family transposase (programmed frameshift), translating to MSNKRKQYSPQFKAKVALEAIRGEKTVSELASQHEVHPTMINNWKRQLLEEASTLFEKGSEANKVEESQQAQIDELYRQIGQLKVERGFFSQQVSTVGVEERKALVVTDHPQLSIVRQCQLLRIARSSYYYQPQEISDEELMLLRLLDEQYLKTPFYGSRKLTVYLRSLGYEINRKRVIRLMRQLGLQIVYPRKRTTISHPAHQIYPYLLRGLAVETANQVWCTDITYLPVRKGHFYLVAIMDWYSRKVLSWRISNTMEVDFCLDALSEALSIYGKPNIFNSDQGSQFTSTDFTQCLKQVNVKISMDGRGRCHDNIFIERLWRSLKYELIYLLDFDDGKHLRFEVNKWFKWYNEQRFHQALDYQTPNTVYWKSLKSLELA from the exons ATGAGTAACAAACGCAAGCAGTACAGCCCACAATTTAAAGCCAAAGTCGCACTAGAAGCTATTCGAGGTGAGAAAACCGTTTCAGAATTGGCAAGCCAGCACGAAGTGCATCCAACCATGATTAACAACTGGAAGCGGCAGTTGTTAGAGGAAGCTAGTACGCTATTTGAGAAGGGTAGTGAGGCAAATAAAGTTGAGGAGAGCCAACAAGCCCAAATAGACGAGTTGTATCGGCAGATTGGGCAGTTGAAGGTAGAACGGG GATTTTTTAGCCAACAGGTCAGCACGGTTGGGGTTGAAGAACGAAAAGCCTTGGTAGTGACTGACCATCCACAACTAAGCATCGTCCGACAATGCCAACTATTGAGAATTGCTCGTTCAAGCTATTACTATCAGCCACAAGAAATCTCAGATGAGGAATTGATGCTGTTGCGTTTATTGGATGAGCAATACTTAAAAACCCCTTTTTATGGGAGTCGAAAATTGACGGTGTATTTGCGTTCACTGGGCTACGAAATTAATCGCAAACGAGTAATTCGCCTGATGCGTCAATTAGGATTACAAATAGTTTATCCGAGAAAACGCACAACTATTTCCCATCCAGCTCATCAAATCTATCCGTATTTGCTAAGAGGATTAGCGGTAGAGACAGCCAATCAAGTTTGGTGTACGGACATTACTTATTTGCCTGTGAGGAAAGGACATTTTTATTTGGTAGCAATCATGGACTGGTACTCTCGAAAAGTGCTGTCATGGAGGATTAGCAACACGATGGAGGTAGATTTTTGTCTGGATGCTTTATCAGAAGCCTTATCTATCTATGGAAAACCAAACATCTTTAATAGCGACCAAGGTAGTCAATTTACCTCAACTGACTTTACTCAATGCTTGAAACAAGTCAATGTCAAAATTAGTATGGATGGTAGAGGAAGATGTCATGACAATATCTTTATTGAACGTTTATGGCGCTCGCTCAAATATGAATTGATTTACTTACTAGATTTTGATGATGGGAAACATTTAAGATTTGAGGTCAACAAATGGTTTAAATGGTATAATGAACAGAGATTTCATCAAGCATTAGATTATCAAACTCCTAATACTGTTTATTGGAAAAGTTTGAAATCGCTTGAACTTGCTTGA
- a CDS encoding DUF4388 domain-containing protein translates to MEITGQLLEFSLLNIFHFIEQFHQTGLLSLELEPSDDSQLGKSCYLWFQAGGIVAIVEQLDNQHLLSMIDKRGWIAPELLNILSEPNGIEHPLGVELKTNGQLNAEQLQVLFHAQVIQPVCALFKLSRGHFSFNSQATLPKIEMTGLSLPVAEATLLGLRVLRDWKPFTAKLPTPSDVLNKNVVAKPRFQLDAQERQVWELVNGKTSIEAIAKQLQQPLESIQQIAFRMKVVGLLGSVSTSLMSGETPEEIVTEIGVGANGAAGANPSLVKNLVNLLNTKIV, encoded by the coding sequence ATGGAAATTACCGGACAATTATTAGAATTTTCCTTACTGAATATTTTTCATTTCATCGAGCAATTTCACCAAACAGGCTTACTTTCGCTTGAGCTTGAACCAAGTGACGACTCTCAACTAGGAAAAAGCTGCTATCTCTGGTTTCAAGCAGGTGGTATTGTTGCAATAGTCGAGCAACTCGATAACCAGCACTTGCTCTCAATGATCGATAAGCGGGGCTGGATCGCACCAGAATTACTCAATATCTTGTCTGAGCCAAATGGCATAGAACATCCTCTGGGAGTTGAGTTGAAAACAAACGGACAGTTGAATGCCGAACAATTACAGGTTTTGTTTCACGCTCAAGTCATTCAGCCTGTCTGCGCTTTATTTAAATTATCGCGGGGTCATTTTAGCTTTAATTCGCAAGCGACTTTACCGAAAATCGAAATGACGGGTTTGAGCTTGCCAGTAGCGGAGGCAACTTTATTAGGTTTGCGGGTCTTGCGAGACTGGAAGCCATTTACGGCAAAACTGCCAACCCCATCTGACGTTTTGAATAAGAATGTTGTTGCTAAGCCGCGATTCCAGCTCGATGCCCAAGAAAGGCAAGTATGGGAACTCGTTAATGGTAAAACTTCAATTGAAGCGATCGCCAAGCAGTTGCAACAACCATTAGAATCCATCCAACAAATCGCTTTTCGGATGAAGGTCGTTGGGTTATTAGGCTCTGTCTCTACCTCTCTCATGTCTGGGGAGACACCTGAAGAAATAGTGACTGAAATTGGCGTGGGAGCAAATGGTGCAGCTGGGGCTAATCCTTCGCTGGTCAAGAATTTAGTCAACTTACTCAATACTAAAATTGTCTAA
- a CDS encoding DUF4079 domain-containing protein encodes MVDLLDAWRLLHPAIAVTFIFPLIGIVANFAWQTRQRRLQAKGGDKSKIPPTVGVEHNKFGKWLAGGVVGLALVGLARPIFYHVATNQVWSKNPFQVIFIALIFGATIASLVFLYRAKQKLWRGVFATLTGMGLVILGFQEGVFRRDNEWFVSHFYIGLTAAMLMIFSLAIMQDIYQDRSHRWRIVHAILNSIALLLFIGQGMTGTRDLLEIPLHWQEPFIYKCDFNQKTCSTPTSMTGEWRIAKE; translated from the coding sequence ATGGTAGACTTACTCGATGCTTGGAGACTTTTGCATCCCGCGATCGCCGTTACCTTCATCTTTCCTTTAATTGGGATCGTGGCTAACTTCGCATGGCAGACGCGCCAGCGCCGATTGCAAGCTAAAGGGGGTGATAAAAGTAAAATTCCCCCAACAGTTGGCGTGGAACATAATAAATTTGGCAAGTGGTTGGCTGGAGGTGTAGTAGGATTAGCACTTGTAGGGCTTGCCCGTCCTATTTTTTACCACGTTGCAACTAACCAAGTCTGGAGTAAAAACCCTTTTCAAGTTATCTTCATCGCCCTGATTTTTGGCGCAACCATTGCCTCTTTAGTGTTTCTTTACCGCGCTAAACAGAAACTTTGGCGAGGAGTGTTTGCCACTTTGACAGGAATGGGTTTAGTGATTCTGGGTTTCCAAGAAGGTGTCTTCCGTCGCGATAACGAATGGTTTGTATCTCATTTCTATATCGGATTGACGGCAGCAATGCTGATGATTTTTTCCTTAGCGATTATGCAAGATATCTATCAGGATCGCTCCCATCGCTGGCGGATCGTCCATGCTATTTTAAATTCAATCGCGCTATTACTCTTTATCGGACAGGGGATGACTGGAACGCGAGACTTGCTAGAAATTCCTTTACACTGGCAGGAACCATTCATCTACAAGTGTGATTTTAATCAAAAGACTTGTTCTACCCCAACTTCTATGACTGGCGAGTGGCGGATCGCAAAAGAGTAG
- the gorA gene encoding glutathione-disulfide reductase: MAFDYDLFIIGAGPGGVAAARQAKTYGVRVGIAEQEAVGGTCVNRGCIPKKFIVYAADFALHDRAAASYGWSKCDRQFDWSYFIASVHQQIEQRRQSFLNKFQQAGIDVIRGQATFIDPHTVEIDGRKITADKIIVAVGGKSIKPSKIPGIEYAITSRQMFELPQLPRRLAIVGGGYIGVEFSSMMNAFGVEVALMDRDETILSGFDDDIRTAVQQGLSQRGIQFLGNTTAKEIKQDATGLQVVLEGNNPQFVTADTVLFATGRSPNTENLGLENAGVELDEKGAIAVDAYSRTNRAHIFAVGDCTNRKQLTPVARTEGRAVARTIFDKQSPQMDYTLVPTAVVARPEAAAVGLTEAQAREQFGDVVQCYCTQFEPLFYSMTDRSEQAMMKLVVDRRSDRVLGAHMVGENAAEIIQSLAVAIQKGIAKQDIDANLGIHPTTAEEFFLLD; this comes from the coding sequence ATGGCTTTCGATTATGACTTGTTTATCATTGGTGCTGGTCCTGGGGGAGTAGCCGCTGCAAGACAAGCTAAAACTTACGGTGTCCGCGTTGGAATTGCCGAACAAGAGGCAGTTGGTGGTACTTGTGTCAATCGCGGTTGTATTCCTAAAAAGTTTATCGTCTACGCTGCTGATTTTGCCTTACACGATCGCGCAGCTGCAAGTTACGGCTGGAGCAAATGCGATCGCCAGTTTGATTGGTCGTATTTTATCGCCTCCGTCCATCAACAAATCGAACAGCGTCGCCAGTCTTTTTTAAACAAGTTTCAACAGGCGGGAATTGATGTCATTCGGGGTCAAGCAACTTTTATCGATCCACACACCGTAGAAATCGACGGACGCAAAATCACGGCTGATAAGATTATCGTTGCTGTCGGTGGCAAATCCATCAAACCATCAAAAATTCCCGGGATCGAATATGCAATTACATCCCGTCAAATGTTTGAACTTCCTCAACTACCGCGACGGTTAGCAATTGTTGGTGGCGGCTATATTGGTGTGGAGTTCTCTAGCATGATGAATGCCTTCGGTGTCGAAGTGGCATTAATGGATCGCGATGAAACAATTTTATCGGGATTTGATGACGATATTCGTACTGCCGTACAGCAGGGATTGAGTCAAAGAGGAATTCAATTTCTCGGCAACACAACGGCAAAAGAAATCAAACAAGATGCTACAGGATTGCAAGTTGTTTTAGAAGGTAACAATCCTCAATTCGTCACAGCCGATACCGTTCTCTTTGCCACAGGCAGAAGCCCCAATACTGAAAACCTGGGTCTAGAAAACGCTGGGGTAGAATTGGATGAAAAAGGCGCGATCGCAGTTGATGCCTATAGTCGCACGAACCGAGCGCATATCTTTGCTGTGGGTGATTGTACCAATCGCAAGCAATTGACCCCCGTTGCCCGAACAGAAGGTCGGGCAGTAGCGCGCACGATTTTTGACAAACAATCGCCACAAATGGATTACACTCTCGTTCCTACCGCTGTCGTTGCCCGTCCTGAAGCTGCTGCTGTAGGATTGACAGAAGCGCAAGCACGCGAACAATTTGGCGATGTCGTGCAATGCTACTGTACCCAATTTGAACCTCTGTTTTACAGCATGACAGATCGCTCCGAGCAGGCAATGATGAAATTAGTGGTAGATCGGCGCAGCGATCGCGTGTTAGGCGCGCATATGGTAGGCGAAAATGCTGCTGAGATTATTCAAAGTCTGGCAGTTGCGATCCAAAAAGGCATCGCGAAACAAGATATTGACGCAAACCTTGGCATTCATCCAACTACCGCAGAGGAATTCTTCTTGTTAGATTAA
- a CDS encoding histidinol-phosphate transaminase, whose amino-acid sequence MLPFIRSDLARFTAYKPHPNSSSGKAVESSISLDRLDTNESPFDLPQELKEKLAWMYQHALESNRYPDGEHAQLKSTIAQYVSESAVLADAGFTSASISVGNGSDELIRSLLIATCLQGEGAILVANPTFSMYGILAQTLGIPAIAVGRNPDNFEIDLAAAKLAIANEQNPPIRVVFVVHPNSPTANALTTAELEWLRSLPQEILVVIDEAYFEFSQTTVASELLHRSNWIVLRTFSKAFRLAAHRVGYAIGHPELIMTLEKIRLPYNLPTYSQAAAAIALQYRHTLLSAIPQILSERSKLMQALTACPQFKVYPSMANFIFIQLQQDAIALESDSLSKLHQQLQASGTLVRQISNGLRITIGIPEENARTLERILSVFPNS is encoded by the coding sequence ATGCTGCCATTCATCCGCTCAGATCTGGCTCGGTTCACAGCTTACAAACCCCATCCCAACAGCTCATCTGGAAAAGCTGTTGAGTCGTCAATTTCGCTCGATCGCTTAGATACGAATGAAAGTCCGTTCGATCTACCCCAAGAGTTGAAAGAAAAGCTTGCCTGGATGTATCAACACGCACTGGAGAGCAACCGCTATCCTGATGGGGAACACGCTCAGCTCAAAAGTACGATCGCCCAATATGTCAGTGAGTCAGCGGTACTAGCTGATGCTGGTTTTACCAGTGCCAGCATTTCTGTCGGTAATGGTTCGGACGAACTGATTCGTTCTTTGTTAATTGCGACTTGCTTGCAGGGAGAGGGAGCGATTTTAGTTGCCAATCCTACTTTTTCGATGTATGGAATTTTAGCTCAAACTTTGGGTATTCCCGCGATCGCGGTGGGGCGAAACCCCGACAACTTCGAGATCGATCTAGCTGCGGCAAAATTGGCGATTGCGAACGAGCAAAATCCTCCCATCCGCGTTGTGTTTGTCGTCCATCCCAATTCACCTACAGCTAATGCTTTAACTACAGCGGAATTGGAGTGGTTGCGTAGCTTGCCACAGGAGATTTTAGTCGTCATTGATGAAGCTTATTTCGAGTTTAGTCAAACAACTGTTGCCAGCGAATTATTGCACCGATCGAATTGGATTGTATTGCGGACATTTTCCAAAGCTTTTCGCTTGGCAGCACATCGGGTAGGCTATGCGATCGGGCATCCAGAATTAATTATGACTTTGGAAAAAATTCGTCTCCCTTATAATTTACCTACATATTCTCAAGCAGCAGCCGCAATTGCTCTTCAGTATCGTCATACCTTATTAAGCGCAATTCCCCAAATTTTATCTGAAAGAAGCAAGCTAATGCAGGCTTTAACCGCTTGCCCTCAATTCAAAGTCTATCCAAGTATGGCTAATTTTATTTTTATTCAGTTACAGCAGGATGCGATCGCCCTAGAAAGCGATTCCCTTAGCAAGTTGCATCAACAGTTACAAGCCAGCGGTACGTTAGTCAGACAGATTAGCAACGGCTTGCGAATAACTATCGGCATACCAGAGGAAAATGCTCGTACTTTAGAGAGAATCTTGTCAGTTTTCCCTAACTCCTAA
- the gor gene encoding glutathione-disulfide reductase → MTFDYDLFVIGAGSGGLAASKRAASYGAKVAIAEESLVGGTCVVRGCIPKKLMVYGSRFPALFHDAAGYGWQVGETSLDWQHFITVIDNEVNRLSQLHINFLAKAGVELIPSRAALVDPHTIEVDGRKVTAEKILIAVGGRPIKPDIPGMEHVITSNEMFHLPEKPKHIAIIGAGYIGVEFACIMRGLGCEVTQIIRKDLILRGFDRDIRNEIQQGMIHHGIHVIADNVVTAIDRVPEGLKLTLSDQDREPVVADVVLAATGRTPYVEGLGLENAGIDLVPSSLEGPGYSTTKAIAVNEFSQTSQPHIFAVGDCTDRINLTPVAIGEGRAFADTEFGNLRRAFNHEIVASAVFSTPEAATVGMTEDDAIAQLSEDGVKIYRARFRPLFHSLTGAADKTLMKLVVDAQTERVLGAHMVGEYSAEIIQGVAIAVTMGATKKDFDATVGIHPSTAEEFVTMR, encoded by the coding sequence ATGACATTCGACTACGATTTATTCGTCATTGGCGCTGGATCTGGAGGACTAGCAGCTTCTAAACGGGCAGCTAGCTACGGTGCAAAGGTAGCGATCGCAGAAGAAAGTCTCGTTGGTGGTACTTGTGTCGTCCGAGGCTGTATTCCGAAAAAACTCATGGTCTACGGTTCTCGCTTTCCGGCTTTGTTTCACGATGCTGCGGGTTATGGCTGGCAGGTTGGCGAGACAAGTTTAGATTGGCAACACTTCATCACTGTTATTGATAACGAAGTGAACCGTCTTTCTCAGTTGCATATCAACTTTTTAGCAAAAGCTGGAGTCGAGTTAATTCCCAGTCGCGCCGCTTTGGTAGATCCCCACACTATCGAAGTAGACGGGCGCAAAGTCACGGCTGAAAAAATCTTAATTGCCGTTGGCGGTCGTCCGATTAAACCAGACATTCCAGGTATGGAACATGTCATTACCTCGAATGAAATGTTTCACCTGCCCGAAAAACCCAAACACATAGCGATTATTGGAGCTGGTTACATTGGGGTGGAATTTGCTTGTATTATGCGCGGTCTGGGTTGCGAAGTTACCCAAATTATTCGCAAAGATTTGATTTTACGAGGATTCGATCGCGACATCCGTAATGAAATTCAGCAGGGCATGATTCATCACGGAATTCATGTAATCGCTGATAATGTTGTTACGGCGATCGATCGCGTTCCCGAAGGATTAAAGCTAACGCTCTCTGACCAAGATCGAGAACCAGTTGTTGCCGATGTGGTTTTAGCTGCAACTGGTCGTACTCCTTATGTCGAAGGACTTGGCTTAGAAAATGCAGGCATAGATTTAGTTCCCAGTTCCCTAGAAGGACCAGGCTACAGTACCACTAAGGCGATCGCGGTGAACGAATTTAGTCAAACTTCACAGCCGCACATCTTTGCTGTCGGTGATTGTACCGACCGGATTAACCTCACTCCTGTCGCCATTGGTGAAGGTCGTGCTTTCGCGGATACAGAATTTGGTAATCTGCGCCGTGCTTTTAACCATGAAATCGTCGCTTCAGCCGTATTTTCTACTCCCGAAGCTGCTACTGTCGGCATGACAGAGGATGACGCGATCGCCCAACTGAGTGAAGATGGGGTGAAGATCTATCGCGCCCGTTTTCGTCCCCTATTTCACAGCTTGACTGGTGCTGCTGATAAGACGCTGATGAAATTAGTTGTCGATGCTCAGACCGAACGAGTGTTAGGAGCGCATATGGTAGGAGAATACTCGGCGGAAATTATTCAAGGAGTAGCGATCGCCGTGACTATGGGCGCAACCAAAAAAGATTTCGATGCTACTGTTGGCATCCATCCCTCTACCGCTGAAGAATTCGTCACTATGCGTTAA
- a CDS encoding SDR family oxidoreductase, which translates to MNDLKDKVALVTGGSTGIGQATALAFAQAGAKVAIASRTPAAGEETVSQIKAAGGDAVFIKTDVTQASEVEALVDKTVSIYGRLDCAFNNAGIEGKLGAIVDETEDNWHSVIDANMKSVWLSMKYEIAHMLKNGGGAIVNNASVVGLIAMPNVATYTASKHGVVGLTKAAALECAKAGIRVNAVAPAVIQTPMLDRFVGGSQEAIAAFGDRHPIGRVGKPEEIAAAVLWLTSNAASFVTGHTLTVDGGYIVQ; encoded by the coding sequence ATGAACGATCTGAAAGATAAAGTTGCTTTGGTTACAGGTGGTAGTACGGGAATTGGTCAAGCAACTGCGTTGGCATTTGCTCAAGCTGGAGCCAAAGTTGCGATCGCCAGTCGCACTCCAGCAGCAGGAGAGGAAACGGTTAGCCAAATTAAAGCAGCTGGTGGCGATGCTGTCTTTATCAAAACTGACGTGACGCAAGCTAGTGAAGTTGAGGCATTAGTAGATAAGACTGTATCGATTTACGGTCGATTAGATTGCGCCTTCAACAATGCAGGCATCGAAGGAAAACTGGGTGCGATCGTTGATGAAACAGAAGACAACTGGCATAGCGTCATCGATGCCAACATGAAAAGCGTTTGGCTGTCGATGAAATACGAGATTGCCCACATGTTGAAAAACGGCGGCGGCGCAATTGTCAACAATGCTTCGGTGGTAGGACTAATCGCCATGCCCAATGTCGCTACTTATACAGCTAGCAAACATGGTGTCGTAGGACTAACCAAAGCAGCAGCGCTGGAATGTGCTAAAGCTGGAATTCGAGTCAATGCCGTAGCTCCAGCTGTAATTCAAACTCCCATGCTCGATCGCTTTGTCGGCGGAAGTCAAGAAGCAATCGCGGCTTTTGGCGATCGACACCCAATCGGACGAGTCGGCAAACCTGAAGAAATCGCTGCTGCGGTACTTTGGCTGACCTCTAATGCAGCCTCTTTTGTGACCGGACACACTCTAACTGTGGATGGTGGCTACATCGTGCAATAG
- a CDS encoding YqiA/YcfP family alpha/beta fold hydrolase, whose translation MSSKFLYLHGFASSPQSAKAAYLCDRFAQIGLSLCVPDLNQGDFSHLTITRQLHQVVTLLPPLPASVTVLGSSLGGLTAAWLGQNYQQIQRLVLLAPAFEFLTHWLPRLGTAQLQQWQTDRYLQTYHYGENCLLPLNYNFVLDATQYRETEISRPLPTLILHGIHDEVIPVQSSRNFARHRPWVHLIELDSDHALANLLPEIWDIIKAFCQLSGK comes from the coding sequence CTGAGTAGCAAGTTCCTCTATTTACATGGTTTTGCCTCTAGCCCTCAGTCAGCTAAGGCAGCCTATCTATGCGATCGCTTTGCCCAAATCGGTCTATCTTTATGCGTTCCCGATCTCAATCAGGGCGATTTTTCACATTTAACAATCACGCGGCAGTTACATCAAGTTGTTACCCTGTTACCACCACTTCCTGCATCTGTCACAGTTCTTGGTTCTAGTTTAGGTGGGCTAACCGCAGCTTGGTTGGGGCAGAATTACCAGCAAATTCAACGGTTAGTATTACTCGCACCTGCATTTGAATTTCTCACCCACTGGCTGCCGCGATTAGGCACGGCACAGCTTCAGCAATGGCAGACAGATAGGTATCTACAAACTTATCATTACGGCGAAAACTGCCTACTACCTCTAAATTATAATTTCGTTCTCGATGCCACCCAGTATCGAGAAACAGAAATATCCCGCCCTCTCCCTACTCTCATTCTTCACGGGATTCATGATGAAGTGATTCCAGTTCAATCCAGCCGCAATTTTGCGCGTCACCGCCCTTGGGTACACTTAATCGAGCTAGATAGCGACCACGCTTTAGCTAATCTCCTGCCTGAGATTTGGGATATAATTAAAGCTTTCTGTCAGTTATCAGGCAAGTAA
- a CDS encoding DUF2237 family protein gives MAQARNVLGSELKTCCSAPMTGYYRDSKCNTGAGDYGAHVVCAELTAEFLNFTKSQGNDLSTPVPEFNFPGLKPGDRWCLCASRWKEALDAGVAPPIILQSTHASALEYVSLSELRQHALDRDPTE, from the coding sequence GTGGCACAGGCTAGAAATGTTCTCGGTAGCGAACTGAAAACTTGTTGCAGCGCTCCTATGACTGGGTATTACCGTGATAGTAAATGTAATACTGGTGCAGGCGATTACGGAGCGCATGTCGTTTGCGCAGAACTAACGGCAGAGTTCTTGAATTTTACCAAGTCACAGGGAAACGATCTCAGCACGCCCGTACCTGAGTTTAACTTCCCTGGCTTAAAACCAGGCGATCGCTGGTGTTTGTGCGCTTCTCGTTGGAAAGAAGCTCTAGATGCTGGTGTTGCACCGCCCATAATTTTACAGTCAACTCACGCATCGGCACTAGAATACGTGTCTCTGAGCGAACTCAGGCAACACGCTCTCGATCGCGATCCAACTGAGTAA
- a CDS encoding GNAT family N-acetyltransferase, translated as MPTSQPGDRNLHWQVRPAGLEDVSSVAEILADSFHSREGFFGWTYPLLRVGIYEDIRHRIHATAPHHVCLVAVEKTAQNENTGMYSHDSTLGIAGTVELALRTIPLGTAYSFTSYRQSYQYPYLSNLAVHTTRRRQGIAGKLLLSCEQVAKSWGFDDLFLHVLENNHQARQLYLKLGYQLERIDTSWSHWLFQQPRELLLHKRLKSSNST; from the coding sequence GTGCCGACATCGCAACCAGGCGATCGCAACCTCCACTGGCAAGTTCGTCCTGCCGGACTGGAAGATGTGTCGAGCGTCGCAGAAATTTTGGCAGACAGTTTTCACTCTCGCGAAGGATTTTTTGGTTGGACTTACCCGTTATTGAGAGTGGGTATTTATGAAGACATTCGCCATCGCATTCATGCTACTGCCCCCCATCACGTCTGTCTAGTCGCAGTGGAAAAAACTGCACAAAACGAAAATACAGGTATGTATTCCCATGACAGTACATTAGGTATAGCTGGAACAGTAGAACTGGCATTACGTACAATCCCGCTGGGAACCGCTTACAGCTTTACTTCCTACCGCCAAAGCTATCAATATCCTTATCTTTCAAATCTAGCCGTTCATACAACTCGTCGCCGCCAAGGAATAGCCGGGAAATTACTGCTTAGCTGCGAACAAGTTGCTAAATCTTGGGGTTTTGACGATCTATTTCTCCATGTCTTAGAAAACAATCATCAAGCACGACAACTCTATCTAAAATTGGGATATCAGTTAGAACGAATTGATACAAGTTGGAGCCATTGGCTGTTTCAACAACCTCGGGAGCTACTATTACACAAGCGCCTCAAATCCAGCAATAGTACTTGA
- a CDS encoding AraC family transcriptional regulator encodes MTEFNPFIFDPSHESYIGTRLLPCFPFQTSYDIGWNGVRADLHRQPPWEVIEHSLSHHSIVIHHCQHPMQVERMLDGRTQCQQIITGQVEITPAKVSQKAAWRQQVEFTLLFLDPTYVAQIAREFVDRDRIELIPHFATSDPLVHQIGLALKAELEAGESSSLLYVESAATMLAAHLLRHYSAQKHNLCQERSGTLSRRRFQPVIDYMHSHLEQNLSLAELATVVQMSTFYFARSFKQVFGVTPYQYLLQCRIEKAKQLLHWQDLSIAVISRQVGFHDQSCFTAKFRQIVGVTPKKYWAGL; translated from the coding sequence ATGACAGAATTCAACCCTTTTATTTTCGATCCCTCCCATGAGAGCTACATAGGTACTCGACTTCTCCCTTGTTTTCCCTTTCAAACAAGCTACGACATAGGATGGAATGGAGTTCGCGCCGATCTTCACCGACAGCCGCCTTGGGAGGTAATAGAGCATTCTCTGAGTCACCATTCAATCGTGATTCATCATTGCCAGCATCCAATGCAGGTAGAACGGATGCTGGATGGACGGACGCAATGCCAGCAAATAATTACCGGACAAGTTGAAATCACCCCTGCAAAAGTGTCGCAAAAAGCAGCTTGGAGGCAACAAGTTGAATTTACCTTACTTTTTCTCGATCCTACATATGTAGCTCAAATTGCCCGTGAATTTGTCGATCGCGATCGCATCGAACTAATACCACACTTTGCCACGTCCGATCCGCTCGTCCACCAGATCGGTTTGGCACTCAAGGCAGAACTAGAAGCAGGGGAATCGAGCAGTCTACTTTATGTCGAGTCAGCAGCAACAATGCTTGCCGCTCATCTACTCAGGCACTACTCTGCACAAAAACATAACTTGTGTCAAGAGCGCAGTGGTACGCTATCTCGCCGCAGATTCCAACCAGTCATCGATTACATGCACTCGCATCTAGAGCAAAATTTGAGTTTAGCCGAACTAGCTACCGTGGTACAAATGAGTACCTTTTACTTTGCGCGATCGTTCAAGCAAGTCTTTGGAGTCACGCCTTATCAATATCTACTCCAATGCCGGATTGAAAAAGCAAAACAACTGTTGCACTGGCAAGATTTATCGATTGCAGTCATCTCTCGACAAGTCGGATTTCACGATCAAAGCTGCTTTACGGCTAAATTCCGTCAAATTGTGGGAGTCACACCTAAAAAATACTGGGCAGGGCTTTAA